A genomic region of Desulfomicrobium escambiense DSM 10707 contains the following coding sequences:
- a CDS encoding sigma-54-dependent transcriptional regulator — protein MNVAAVPDRVREYRVVVADDEGDFARGLARLIGGHFPELNVVAVQSGREALRVMAEGPVQLMITDLRMPEMTGMQLLTEALVVNPGLSTVVLTAYGTIETAVEALRIGAYDFLTKPIEPEQLFRVVEKGLERSRLLEENNRLREILARQDAGGELVGEGQAMRQLKRTVAAVAQSEYTVLVRGESGTGKELVARLIHRLGSRAARAFLSVNCPSIPENLLESELFGYVKGAFTGADRDHKGLFAAADKGTMHLDEIGDISSSVQTKLLRVLQDGEVRPVGSNSTMQVDVRLIASTNQDLEAAMKARTFREDLYYRLNVLAITLPPLRDRTEDIPLLAAHFFRVACREMGLAEKEVDPEVMHWLAGNPWPGNVRELQNFVRRMTVFATSERVDMNLVRLVCQGAGASAQPEGCTRVPDSPLGEYKAAKAEVVSAFTEGYVRDLLAQTRGNVSEAARVSGLSRVALQKILARMGESASRYRDG, from the coding sequence ATGAATGTTGCTGCAGTACCGGACCGCGTCCGGGAGTACCGGGTCGTCGTCGCCGACGACGAAGGGGATTTCGCCCGTGGCCTGGCCCGCCTCATTGGCGGCCATTTTCCGGAATTGAATGTCGTCGCGGTCCAAAGCGGCCGCGAAGCCCTGCGGGTCATGGCCGAGGGCCCTGTCCAGCTGATGATCACGGACCTGCGCATGCCCGAAATGACGGGCATGCAGCTCCTGACGGAAGCCCTGGTCGTCAACCCGGGCCTGAGCACCGTCGTGCTGACGGCGTACGGGACCATCGAGACCGCGGTGGAGGCCCTGCGGATCGGGGCCTATGACTTTCTGACCAAGCCCATCGAGCCGGAGCAGCTCTTCAGGGTGGTGGAGAAGGGGCTTGAGCGCAGCAGGCTGCTGGAGGAGAACAACCGCCTGCGCGAGATACTCGCCCGGCAGGACGCCGGCGGGGAACTGGTCGGCGAGGGCCAGGCCATGCGTCAGCTCAAGCGGACCGTGGCGGCCGTGGCCCAGTCCGAGTACACGGTGCTCGTCCGCGGGGAGTCGGGCACGGGCAAGGAACTGGTGGCGCGGCTCATCCACCGCCTCGGATCCAGGGCGGCCCGCGCATTCCTGTCCGTGAACTGCCCCTCCATCCCGGAGAACCTGCTGGAGAGCGAGCTGTTCGGGTACGTCAAGGGCGCCTTCACGGGGGCGGACCGGGACCACAAGGGCCTCTTTGCCGCGGCCGACAAGGGCACGATGCACCTCGACGAGATCGGGGACATCTCGTCTTCCGTGCAGACCAAGCTGCTGCGGGTCCTGCAGGACGGCGAAGTCCGCCCCGTTGGGTCGAATTCGACGATGCAGGTCGACGTGCGCCTCATCGCCTCCACCAATCAGGACCTGGAGGCGGCCATGAAGGCCCGGACCTTTCGCGAAGACCTCTACTACCGCCTGAACGTACTGGCCATCACGTTGCCCCCGTTGCGCGACAGGACCGAGGACATCCCGCTGCTGGCCGCGCACTTCTTCCGGGTGGCCTGTCGCGAGATGGGCCTGGCCGAGAAGGAGGTCGACCCCGAGGTCATGCATTGGCTGGCCGGCAACCCGTGGCCGGGAAACGTGCGCGAGCTGCAGAACTTCGTGCGGCGCATGACGGTCTTCGCCACGTCGGAACGGGTGGACATGAACCTGGTCCGCCTCGTCTGCCAGGGTGCCGGGGCGTCCGCTCAGCCCGAAGGGTGCACCCGCGTGCCCGACTCCCCGCTCGGCGAGTACAAGGCCGCCAAGGCCGAGGTCGTCAGCGCCTTCACCGAAGGCTACGTCCGCGACCTGCTGGCCCAGACCAGGGGCAACGTGTCCGAGGCCGCCCGCGTTTCGGGCCTTTCACGCGTGGCTTTGCAGAAGATTCTCGCCCGCATGGGGGAGAGCGCGTCCCGGTACCGGGACGGTTGA
- a CDS encoding c-type heme family protein: protein MHIPKPSKIQTKFISGLLVASIILGIAFSVGFYVHMKNVLEEEVRDKALLIFTHVDSIQHYVRDVLRPTMYERLPSSFVIEAMSSSFISRAIMAPVNDDRDGTIYRRVAIDARNPAYEANEHERELIKYFRANPDEEFWQGYRVIDGERYYLKVRSVRFEESCMYCHGQPENAPQELIALYGVRGFGKQLGAIAGVDFVGISVHSSVGRVQQTILTYFAFFALGALFFFSATNILFRVLVVNNLKRLSSVFRRNVADAEGSDLLSRLEQGDEIEELVEGMEQMGDHLFEARRQLQDYAENLRRMVDERTEALSREAEARQADVRLFVRLLEDMRQSSSRAELWNYALPQICTRFGARGIAYVCTMASQNYYVWPESMGAPELPADFVDVLTGSACIQTGARIFVPVESSSGNAEGILCLTWDSEEEAASHDRGVMLALGRQLGTAAENLTAIDSLLRQMRVLETIVEGITDPLALMDSSCAVLTVNQAARQLTSELTDGARTDGNMLAIFFDTEAGNCPMLDAIRSGAPDQREVELPGGRSFSLSMYPVRSQEAQADRVVVYVRETTMEKRMRAQVWHSEKMATVGKLTAGLAHEINNPLGVILCYAGLLRQTVTEPQQAADLDIIERHTRQAQRVLQELLNFARPKAAGSGTSDACAVAASVRDVFSVQAAKKRVGLKMESPSGPLFVRLGIGELEQVVSNLVINALDAVDEGSGEIVISVAPDGDCVNIVVDDNGPGVAVADEPHIFDPFYSTKAIGAGTGLGLAVVYGMIRDVGGTVVVERSPLGGARFVVTLPAQSGAPQTQSGYRGRTS, encoded by the coding sequence ATGCACATCCCCAAGCCGTCAAAGATCCAGACCAAGTTCATCTCCGGGCTTCTCGTGGCCTCGATCATTCTGGGCATCGCCTTTTCCGTGGGGTTCTACGTGCATATGAAGAACGTCCTGGAGGAGGAGGTGCGGGACAAGGCCCTGCTCATATTCACCCATGTGGACTCCATCCAGCATTACGTGCGGGACGTGCTTCGGCCGACGATGTACGAACGGCTGCCGTCCTCCTTCGTCATTGAGGCCATGTCGTCCTCCTTCATCTCCCGGGCCATCATGGCTCCGGTCAACGATGACCGGGACGGGACGATCTATCGCCGCGTGGCCATCGACGCCCGCAACCCTGCCTACGAGGCCAACGAGCACGAGCGCGAGCTGATCAAGTATTTCCGGGCCAATCCCGACGAAGAGTTCTGGCAGGGCTACAGGGTGATTGATGGGGAACGGTACTACCTCAAGGTGCGGTCCGTGCGCTTCGAGGAGTCATGCATGTATTGCCACGGCCAGCCGGAAAACGCCCCGCAGGAACTTATCGCCCTCTACGGGGTGCGCGGCTTCGGCAAGCAGCTCGGGGCCATCGCGGGGGTGGATTTCGTCGGCATCTCGGTGCACAGCAGCGTCGGCCGGGTGCAGCAGACCATCCTGACGTATTTCGCCTTCTTCGCCCTGGGCGCGCTCTTTTTCTTCTCTGCCACCAACATCCTGTTCCGGGTGCTCGTGGTCAACAACCTCAAGCGGCTGAGCAGCGTCTTCCGCCGCAATGTGGCCGATGCCGAGGGCTCGGACCTGCTGAGCAGGCTCGAGCAGGGGGACGAGATCGAGGAACTCGTCGAGGGCATGGAGCAGATGGGCGACCACCTTTTCGAGGCTCGGCGGCAGCTCCAGGATTATGCGGAAAACCTGCGCCGGATGGTCGACGAACGCACCGAGGCGCTGTCGCGCGAGGCGGAGGCGAGGCAGGCCGATGTGCGCCTGTTCGTGCGCCTGCTCGAGGACATGCGCCAGAGCAGTTCCCGCGCCGAACTGTGGAACTACGCGCTGCCCCAGATCTGCACGCGTTTCGGCGCGCGCGGCATCGCCTATGTCTGCACCATGGCCTCCCAGAATTACTACGTCTGGCCCGAAAGCATGGGGGCGCCCGAACTGCCGGCCGATTTCGTGGACGTGCTGACGGGCAGCGCCTGCATTCAGACCGGGGCGCGCATCTTCGTGCCCGTCGAGTCGAGTTCCGGCAACGCCGAGGGCATCCTTTGCCTGACCTGGGACAGCGAGGAGGAGGCCGCCAGCCACGACCGCGGCGTCATGCTGGCCCTGGGCCGACAGCTCGGCACGGCCGCCGAGAACCTCACGGCCATAGACAGCCTTCTGCGGCAGATGCGGGTCCTTGAAACCATCGTCGAGGGCATCACCGACCCGCTTGCCCTCATGGATTCGAGCTGTGCGGTGCTGACCGTGAACCAGGCAGCCCGGCAGCTGACATCCGAACTGACGGACGGCGCACGCACCGACGGGAACATGCTGGCCATCTTCTTCGACACCGAAGCGGGCAATTGCCCCATGCTCGACGCCATCCGCAGCGGCGCGCCGGACCAGCGCGAAGTGGAGCTGCCCGGCGGGAGGTCCTTTTCCCTGTCCATGTACCCGGTGCGCAGCCAGGAGGCCCAGGCCGACCGCGTCGTGGTCTACGTGCGCGAGACGACCATGGAGAAGCGCATGCGCGCCCAGGTCTGGCATTCGGAGAAGATGGCGACCGTGGGCAAGCTCACGGCCGGTCTGGCCCACGAGATCAACAACCCCCTGGGCGTCATCCTCTGCTACGCGGGCCTTTTGCGCCAGACCGTCACGGAGCCGCAGCAGGCCGCGGATCTGGACATCATCGAGCGGCACACCCGCCAGGCCCAGCGGGTCCTGCAGGAGTTGCTCAATTTTGCCCGGCCCAAGGCCGCAGGGTCTGGGACCTCGGACGCCTGCGCCGTGGCCGCGTCCGTGCGTGACGTCTTTTCCGTGCAGGCGGCCAAGAAACGTGTGGGACTGAAGATGGAGAGCCCGTCCGGGCCGCTCTTCGTGCGGCTGGGAATCGGCGAACTGGAGCAGGTCGTAAGCAATCTGGTCATCAACGCCCTCGACGCCGTCGATGAAGGGAGCGGCGAGATCGTGATCAGCGTGGCGCCAGACGGGGACTGCGTGAACATCGTCGTGGACGACAACGGTCCGGGCGTCGCGGTGGCGGATGAACCGCACATTTTCGACCCCTTTTATTCCACCAAGGCCATCGGCGCGGGCACGGGCCTGGGGTTGGCCGTGGTCTACGGGATGATCCGGGACGTGGGCGGGACGGTCGTCGTCGAACGTTCACCCCTGGGCGGAGCGCGGTTCGTCGTGACCCTGCCAGCCCAGTCCGGCGCCCCGCAGACGCAATCCGGATATCGAGGACGTACGTCATGA
- a CDS encoding YeiH family protein — protein MAQDSNVVIDHGKSQWSDLWKKEDYLAIWLGFIIIVVSILAYTTFGPKAEFAEKIAAANQIQEAELAKAPFKTIAWHKAQDDKGKLKGTGTPFGKFMTHWTKTPGSWKTNPMDALIRSEAQAQALNEKAMPKYEEAKAKAEAALAAAVAAEEAAAGASFQDKALNDDASAKIGEWRTAQKAAGEAKSKAENKPYNYLPTLIGLCVFLAAIFGVGIAMMGKSMPAFMQGFTIVFLVAVLAYMLGGQSISKQYGFGAEAWGVVLGMLIANTIGTPKWVLPACEVEFFIKTGLVLLGAEVLFNKIVAIGIPGIFVAWVVTPIVIVVTYTFGQTILKMPSKTLNIVISADMSVCGTSAAIATAAACRAKKEELTLSIGLSLVFTAIMMIAMPAFIKAVGIPEVLGGAWMGGTIDSTGAVAAAGAFLGQKAMYVAATIKMIQNVMIGVTAFCVAIYWVTKVEATDSGHSVGAGEIWHRFPKFVLGFIGASIIFSILDQSMGKDLGNSVMEYGIVRGGTKLLRDWFFTLSFAAIGLSTNFRELAKYFKGGKPLILYVCGQSFNLALTLTMAYIMFYVVFPEITAKI, from the coding sequence ATGGCCCAAGACAGCAACGTCGTCATCGATCACGGCAAGAGCCAGTGGTCGGACTTGTGGAAAAAAGAGGACTACCTGGCCATCTGGCTCGGCTTCATCATCATCGTCGTGAGCATCCTGGCGTACACGACTTTCGGCCCCAAGGCCGAGTTCGCCGAAAAGATCGCCGCCGCCAACCAGATTCAGGAAGCTGAACTGGCCAAGGCTCCGTTCAAGACCATCGCCTGGCACAAGGCCCAGGACGACAAGGGCAAGCTCAAGGGCACCGGCACCCCCTTCGGCAAGTTCATGACCCACTGGACCAAGACTCCGGGTTCCTGGAAGACCAATCCCATGGACGCCTTGATCCGCAGCGAGGCCCAGGCTCAGGCCCTGAACGAGAAGGCCATGCCCAAGTATGAAGAGGCCAAGGCCAAGGCCGAGGCCGCGCTGGCCGCTGCCGTGGCCGCCGAGGAAGCCGCCGCCGGCGCGTCCTTCCAGGACAAGGCCCTGAATGATGACGCCTCCGCCAAGATCGGCGAATGGCGTACGGCCCAGAAGGCCGCGGGCGAAGCCAAGTCCAAGGCCGAGAACAAGCCCTACAACTACCTCCCGACCCTGATCGGCCTGTGCGTTTTCCTGGCCGCCATCTTCGGCGTCGGCATCGCCATGATGGGCAAGAGCATGCCCGCCTTCATGCAGGGCTTCACCATCGTCTTCCTGGTGGCCGTGCTGGCCTACATGCTCGGCGGCCAGTCTATCTCCAAGCAGTACGGCTTCGGCGCCGAGGCCTGGGGCGTGGTGCTCGGCATGCTCATCGCCAACACCATCGGTACGCCGAAGTGGGTGCTCCCGGCCTGCGAGGTGGAATTCTTCATCAAGACCGGCCTCGTGCTCCTGGGCGCCGAGGTCCTCTTCAACAAGATCGTGGCCATCGGCATTCCCGGCATCTTCGTGGCCTGGGTCGTGACACCCATCGTCATCGTCGTGACCTACACCTTCGGCCAGACCATCCTGAAGATGCCCTCCAAGACCCTCAACATCGTCATCTCCGCGGACATGTCCGTGTGCGGCACCTCCGCGGCCATCGCCACGGCGGCGGCCTGCCGGGCCAAGAAGGAGGAGCTGACCCTGTCCATCGGCCTGTCTCTGGTCTTCACCGCCATCATGATGATCGCCATGCCGGCCTTCATCAAGGCTGTGGGCATCCCCGAGGTCCTGGGCGGCGCCTGGATGGGCGGCACCATCGACTCCACGGGCGCCGTGGCCGCGGCCGGCGCGTTCCTGGGCCAGAAGGCCATGTACGTAGCCGCGACCATCAAGATGATCCAGAACGTCATGATCGGCGTGACCGCCTTCTGCGTGGCCATCTACTGGGTCACCAAGGTCGAGGCTACCGACTCCGGCCACAGCGTCGGCGCCGGCGAGATCTGGCACCGCTTCCCGAAGTTCGTTCTGGGCTTCATCGGCGCGTCCATCATCTTCTCCATCCTGGACCAGAGCATGGGCAAGGATCTGGGCAATTCCGTCATGGAGTACGGCATCGTGCGCGGCGGGACCAAGCTGCTTCGCGACTGGTTCTTCACCCTGTCCTTCGCGGCCATCGGCCTGTCGACCAACTTCCGTGAGCTGGCCAAGTACTTCAAGGGCGGCAAGCCCCTCATCCTGTACGTCTGCGGCCAGAGCTTCAACCTGGCCCTGACTCTGACCATGGCTTACATCATGTTCTACGTGGTCTTCCCTGAGATCACGGCCAAGATCTAA
- a CDS encoding MlaA family lipoprotein, with product MRVLLLLLLVLACGCATTPEHQPGPFQAPVHRGLSEDPEVERLFLVEDPWEGFNRSMYHFNAQLDRYVYLPVLRFYEAVLPDSVQQGVSNVFNNFKEIPIFVNSVLQGNPKKASVSLGRFVFNTTIGLGGLVDVLGKGGIPQENEDFGQTLGVWGVPSGPYLVLPVLGPSGLRDAGGTAFDAVLTLNPADFLFDGMGWAARGTATTGVYGVKAVDARHQVKFRYYETGSPFEYQLVRFVYAKKRELDIAK from the coding sequence ATGCGCGTTCTTCTCCTTCTTCTTCTCGTCTTGGCCTGCGGCTGCGCCACCACTCCGGAGCACCAGCCCGGTCCTTTCCAGGCGCCCGTGCACCGCGGCCTTTCCGAAGACCCGGAGGTCGAGCGGCTCTTTCTGGTCGAGGACCCCTGGGAGGGGTTCAACCGCTCGATGTATCATTTCAATGCCCAGTTGGACCGCTATGTCTATCTGCCGGTGCTTCGCTTCTACGAGGCGGTCCTGCCGGACAGCGTGCAGCAGGGCGTTTCCAATGTGTTCAATAATTTCAAGGAAATACCGATTTTTGTCAACTCGGTCCTGCAGGGCAACCCCAAGAAGGCCTCGGTTTCGCTCGGGCGTTTCGTCTTCAACACGACCATCGGACTGGGCGGTCTGGTCGATGTGCTGGGCAAGGGCGGCATCCCGCAGGAGAACGAGGATTTCGGGCAGACCCTGGGCGTTTGGGGCGTGCCCTCCGGCCCGTATCTGGTCCTGCCCGTCCTTGGGCCTTCTGGCCTGCGGGACGCCGGGGGCACGGCCTTCGACGCGGTCCTGACCCTCAACCCCGCGGACTTCCTCTTTGACGGCATGGGGTGGGCTGCCCGGGGCACGGCGACCACGGGCGTGTACGGCGTGAAGGCCGTGGACGCTCGGCACCAGGTCAAATTCCGGTACTACGAAACCGGAAGCCCCTTCGAGTACCAGCTGGTGCGCTTCGTCTATGCCAAGAAGCGCGAACTCGACATCGCCAAATAG
- a CDS encoding alpha/beta fold hydrolase, producing MHRVVLFCLLILTAAFSAQAYDYPFTNPYEATVFGTLPQDEFDLASVRPAGFSDLNPLRDLGAVRGREMLLHDRPVPEILWYDDTLQYTLAQQRGNAPLMFILAGTGSSHESATCSFLQRVFHRAGFHVVTLSSPTYPNFVVSASTTQVPGYIPYDVADLYQAMDAIAAQMGRDRITSFHLAGYSLGGTQAAFLAELDTREKRFGFEKVLLLNPAVNLMTSAIRLDHLLSDNVADRFEAARTVAELVRQLSEAYRSSDQVNFGDEFLFALHRNRSISEKELKILIGVAFRLSLASMVFTSDTCTGAGYIVPRGHRIVKDESLAPYLDSAVGVSFEDYVREYLLPFLRFHDPAITAEKAVAACSLEAIGPFLRGAGGIAVMTNADDPILTPENFAFLENTFGSRLTVFPAGGHCGNLRFRDNVAAMLDFFRK from the coding sequence ATGCACCGCGTCGTTCTGTTCTGCCTGCTCATCCTGACCGCGGCGTTTTCCGCGCAGGCCTATGACTACCCGTTCACGAACCCTTACGAGGCCACGGTTTTCGGCACGCTGCCGCAGGACGAGTTCGATCTGGCGTCCGTGCGGCCGGCCGGCTTTTCGGATCTGAACCCCCTGCGGGACCTCGGCGCGGTGCGCGGCAGGGAAATGCTCCTGCATGACCGTCCCGTGCCCGAGATCCTGTGGTACGACGACACCCTGCAATACACGCTGGCGCAGCAGCGGGGCAACGCGCCTCTGATGTTCATTCTGGCCGGCACCGGCTCCTCCCACGAGTCGGCCACGTGCAGCTTCCTGCAGCGCGTCTTCCATCGGGCCGGCTTTCACGTGGTCACGCTGTCCTCACCGACCTACCCCAACTTCGTGGTCAGCGCCTCGACCACCCAAGTGCCGGGCTACATCCCCTACGACGTGGCCGACCTCTATCAGGCCATGGACGCCATCGCGGCCCAGATGGGGCGGGACAGGATCACGTCCTTCCACCTCGCCGGCTACAGTCTCGGCGGGACTCAGGCGGCCTTCCTGGCCGAACTGGACACCCGCGAGAAGCGCTTCGGCTTTGAAAAGGTGCTGCTGCTGAATCCGGCCGTGAACCTCATGACTTCGGCCATCCGCCTCGACCATCTGCTGTCCGACAACGTGGCCGACCGGTTCGAGGCCGCGCGCACCGTGGCCGAACTGGTGCGTCAGCTTTCCGAGGCGTACCGGTCCAGCGACCAGGTGAATTTCGGCGACGAGTTCCTCTTCGCCCTGCACCGCAACCGCTCCATCTCCGAGAAGGAACTCAAGATCCTCATCGGCGTGGCCTTCCGCCTGTCGCTGGCGTCCATGGTTTTCACCAGCGACACGTGCACGGGCGCGGGGTACATCGTGCCGCGGGGGCACCGGATCGTGAAGGACGAGTCCCTGGCCCCCTACCTCGATTCGGCCGTGGGCGTGAGCTTCGAGGACTACGTTCGGGAGTACCTGCTGCCCTTTCTGCGGTTCCATGACCCGGCGATCACCGCGGAAAAGGCCGTCGCGGCCTGTAGCCTGGAGGCCATCGGCCCGTTTCTGCGCGGCGCTGGCGGCATCGCCGTCATGACCAACGCCGACGACCCCATCCTGACGCCGGAAAACTTCGCCTTCCTGGAGAACACGTTCGGGTCGCGCCTGACCGTCTTTCCCGCCGGCGGCCATTGCGGCAACCTGCGCTTCAGGGACAATGTGGCGGCCATGCTCGATTTCTTCCGCAAATGA
- a CDS encoding tetratricopeptide repeat protein produces MRKCRDLLNAYAQIVLFIESKISGKSNVYEFKRIKESFGDKVKIICLTPEVSEEHVSFIAENDVDSIIVKPISINNLIQKIAFAIRPSNSFFVEVEQIKKLIDQGLYEEAMPKIELLLNEKPSSSICMMLKGDIFKSKMDFGNAEHYYKEASKGSRLNLKPLQRLANLYLETEDAEKYLKYLLLMDRISPLNHERKISIGEQYSKNGQEDAAQKYYQEALGIVRAQANDMLASTYMEIGVKLREINPEQGLAFMRQALESKGSDFSRADLWMVNEMGLSLRKQGDWQGAVDAYQKALQVIPDEPGLHYNMGMAYFQGKEHLKAVKQFEKAVAARPEILQESPLIPFNIGMVYLQMKRFEDADRYMRAALQSDPEFEQARTALGKIRSTIGPDGTAARES; encoded by the coding sequence GTGAGGAAGTGCAGGGATCTGCTGAATGCCTACGCGCAGATAGTGCTCTTCATCGAGTCGAAGATCAGCGGCAAGTCCAACGTCTACGAATTCAAGCGCATCAAGGAGAGCTTCGGGGACAAGGTCAAGATCATCTGCCTGACGCCGGAGGTGTCCGAAGAGCATGTGTCCTTCATCGCGGAGAACGATGTGGACTCGATCATCGTCAAGCCCATCTCCATAAACAACCTCATTCAGAAGATCGCCTTCGCCATCAGGCCGAGCAACAGCTTTTTCGTCGAGGTGGAGCAGATCAAGAAGCTGATCGACCAAGGCCTGTACGAGGAGGCGATGCCGAAGATAGAGTTGCTTCTCAATGAGAAGCCGAGCAGTTCCATCTGCATGATGCTCAAGGGAGACATCTTCAAGAGCAAGATGGATTTCGGCAACGCGGAGCACTACTACAAGGAGGCGTCGAAAGGGTCGCGCCTGAATTTGAAGCCTCTGCAACGGCTGGCCAACCTCTATCTGGAGACGGAAGACGCGGAGAAGTATCTCAAATACCTGCTTCTTATGGACAGGATTTCCCCTCTCAACCACGAGCGCAAGATCAGCATCGGCGAGCAGTACAGCAAGAACGGCCAAGAGGATGCCGCGCAGAAGTACTATCAGGAGGCCCTGGGCATCGTGCGGGCTCAGGCCAACGACATGCTGGCCTCGACGTACATGGAGATCGGCGTGAAGCTGCGCGAGATCAACCCGGAGCAGGGGCTCGCGTTCATGCGCCAGGCCCTGGAGAGCAAGGGTAGCGATTTTTCGCGCGCAGACCTGTGGATGGTCAACGAGATGGGCCTGTCCCTGCGCAAGCAGGGCGACTGGCAGGGCGCCGTGGACGCGTACCAGAAGGCCCTGCAGGTCATCCCCGACGAACCGGGGCTCCACTACAACATGGGCATGGCCTATTTCCAGGGCAAGGAGCACCTGAAGGCCGTCAAGCAGTTCGAAAAGGCCGTGGCCGCCAGGCCCGAAATCCTGCAGGAGTCCCCGCTCATCCCGTTCAATATCGGCATGGTCTATCTTCAGATGAAGAGGTTCGAGGATGCGGACCGGTACATGCGGGCCGCCCTGCAAAGCGACCCGGAATTTGAGCAGGCCCGGACAGCCCTCGGAAAAATCCGTTCCACGATCGGGCCCGACGGGACCGCCGCCCGGGAATCCTGA
- the phoU gene encoding phosphate signaling complex protein PhoU: MYTHLHEEIETLKLKVLKMVALTEDAVEKSIKAYVNKDLYLAEEVQDGDVEVNRLEVEIDELGLRLLALEQPVAGDLRFILGCMRISVDLERIADEAVNIAERSIMLSSRPALPFQDNVREMGGKALAMLRHAAQAFSSGNVEEALEVCKLDNEVDVLNHKNMREVIEYMIHDTPAIERSVHTIILIRRIERIGDLATNIAESVVFITQGVNIKHKVYFDER; the protein is encoded by the coding sequence ATGTATACGCATTTGCATGAAGAGATAGAGACATTGAAGCTGAAGGTCCTGAAGATGGTGGCCCTGACCGAGGACGCCGTCGAGAAGTCCATCAAGGCCTACGTGAACAAGGACCTGTACCTGGCCGAAGAGGTCCAGGACGGGGATGTCGAGGTCAACCGGCTGGAGGTGGAGATCGACGAACTGGGGTTGCGCCTTCTGGCCCTGGAGCAGCCCGTGGCCGGAGACCTGCGTTTCATCCTGGGATGCATGCGCATCAGCGTCGACCTGGAGCGCATCGCCGACGAGGCGGTCAACATCGCCGAGCGTTCCATCATGCTCAGCTCCCGTCCGGCGCTGCCGTTCCAGGACAACGTCCGCGAGATGGGCGGCAAGGCTCTGGCCATGCTGCGGCACGCGGCCCAGGCCTTCTCCTCGGGCAACGTCGAAGAGGCCCTGGAGGTCTGCAAGCTGGACAACGAGGTCGACGTACTCAACCACAAGAACATGCGCGAGGTCATCGAGTACATGATCCACGACACCCCGGCCATCGAGCGCTCCGTGCACACCATCATCCTCATCCGCCGCATCGAGCGTATCGGGGACTTGGCCACGAACATCGCCGAGTCCGTGGTCTTCATCACCCAGGGCGTGAACATCAAGCACAAGGTCTATTTCGACGAACGCTGA
- the pstB gene encoding phosphate ABC transporter ATP-binding protein PstB: MADTVKISSRNLNFYYSDFHALQDISFDMYQHQATALIGPSGCGKSTFLRCINRMNDLIDGTRIEGALAMDGQDLNDPSHDVVVLRRRVGMVFQKPNPFPKSIYENVAYGLRVNGVRDRDFIDARVEESLKLAALWDEVKDRLDQSGLSLSGGQQQRLCIARAMAVEPEVLLMDEPASALDPIATQKIEELIHELKSRFTIVIVTHSMQQAARVSDRTAFFYMGRLVEVGPTDKLFTRPENKQTEDYITGRFG, translated from the coding sequence ATGGCAGATACAGTCAAGATTTCTTCCAGAAATCTCAACTTCTACTATTCGGACTTCCACGCCCTGCAGGACATCTCCTTCGACATGTACCAGCATCAGGCCACGGCCCTCATCGGGCCCTCCGGCTGCGGGAAGTCGACCTTCCTGCGCTGCATCAACCGCATGAACGACCTCATCGACGGCACGCGGATCGAAGGGGCATTGGCCATGGACGGGCAGGACCTCAACGACCCGTCCCACGACGTCGTGGTGCTACGCCGGCGCGTGGGCATGGTCTTCCAGAAGCCCAACCCCTTTCCCAAGAGCATCTACGAGAACGTGGCCTACGGGCTGCGCGTCAACGGTGTCAGGGACCGGGACTTCATCGACGCCCGCGTGGAGGAGAGCCTTAAGCTCGCCGCCTTGTGGGACGAGGTCAAGGACCGCCTGGACCAGTCGGGCCTGAGCCTGTCGGGCGGGCAGCAGCAGCGCCTTTGCATCGCCCGGGCCATGGCCGTGGAGCCCGAGGTGTTGCTCATGGACGAGCCGGCATCGGCCTTGGACCCCATTGCGACCCAGAAGATCGAGGAACTCATCCACGAGCTCAAGAGCAGGTTCACCATCGTCATCGTGACGCATTCCATGCAGCAGGCCGCGCGCGTCTCGGACAGGACCGCCTTTTTCTACATGGGGCGCCTCGTTGAGGTCGGTCCCACGGACAAGCTGTTCACCAGGCCGGAGAACAAGCAGACCGAAGACTACATCACCGGGCGTTTCGGCTGA